A window of the Buchnera aphidicola (Tetraneura ulmi) genome harbors these coding sequences:
- the tusA gene encoding sulfurtransferase TusA, whose translation MKTPKNKKKKYIKVLNIIGMKCPDPILIIRKTLKKMKRKKILLVIADDISTKYEIPIFCHFMKHKLLKKKIDKIPYTYLIKNKK comes from the coding sequence ATGAAAACCCCAAAAAATAAAAAAAAAAAATATATTAAAGTTTTAAATATCATAGGAATGAAATGTCCTGATCCAATTCTAATCATTAGAAAAACACTAAAAAAAATGAAAAGAAAAAAAATACTTCTAGTAATTGCAGATGATATTAGTACAAAATATGAAATTCCAATATTTTGTCATTTTATGAAACATAAACTATTAAAAAAAAAAATAGATAAAATTCCATATACATATTTAATAAAAAATAAAAAATAA
- a CDS encoding phosphoglycerate kinase yields MKKINDMELNEKKILIRCDLNVPMKNNKISSYSRIIASLPTIKFALKKKTKIIIMSHLGRPKEGVFEKKFSLYPIYLYFKKIFPKIKVNFCKSYLTEKINFDAKLTVLENVRFNVGEKSNNEELAKKYANLCDLFVMDAFGVVHRKHSSTYNVIKFSKKSCAGILLIKEINALTNILKKPKRPMIAIIGGSKISTKFNVLNALGKITDNIIVGGGIANTFIAIKNNVGKSLFEKKFVQSAKKMKNDFNITIPIDSHVATEFKKNAPSRITDVNNIKENEEIMDFGEKTIIKMKKIIQKANTILWNGPIGVFEFPKFRIGTEILAKTIANSKSFSIAGGGDTLSVIDMFNIEKKISYISTGGGAFLKFIEGKKLPVIEILKKKSYKKHKKTE; encoded by the coding sequence ATGAAAAAAATAAATGATATGGAACTTAATGAAAAAAAAATATTAATTAGATGTGATTTAAACGTTCCTATGAAGAATAATAAAATATCTTCATATTCTAGAATTATTGCATCTTTACCTACTATAAAATTTGCATTGAAAAAAAAAACCAAAATCATAATTATGTCTCATTTAGGACGTCCTAAAGAAGGTGTTTTTGAAAAAAAATTTTCTTTGTATCCAATATATTTATATTTTAAAAAAATTTTTCCAAAAATTAAAGTAAATTTTTGCAAATCATATCTAACAGAAAAAATAAATTTCGATGCAAAATTAACTGTTTTAGAAAATGTTAGATTTAACGTTGGAGAAAAAAGTAATAACGAAGAACTAGCAAAAAAATATGCAAATCTTTGTGATTTATTTGTTATGGATGCATTTGGAGTGGTTCATAGAAAACATTCATCTACATATAATGTTATAAAATTTTCAAAAAAATCATGTGCTGGTATTTTATTGATAAAAGAAATAAACGCTTTAACAAACATTTTAAAAAAACCAAAAAGACCAATGATTGCTATAATTGGGGGGTCAAAAATATCGACTAAATTTAATGTTTTAAATGCTTTAGGAAAAATTACTGATAATATTATTGTAGGAGGCGGAATAGCTAATACATTTATAGCAATTAAAAATAATGTAGGAAAATCTTTGTTTGAAAAAAAATTCGTTCAATCTGCAAAAAAAATGAAAAATGATTTTAATATAACAATTCCAATAGATTCTCATGTTGCAACTGAATTTAAAAAAAATGCTCCGTCTAGAATAACAGATGTTAATAATATTAAGGAAAATGAAGAAATCATGGATTTTGGGGAAAAAACAATTATAAAAATGAAAAAAATAATACAAAAAGCAAATACCATTTTATGGAATGGTCCAATAGGAGTGTTTGAATTTCCTAAATTTAGAATTGGAACAGAAATTTTAGCTAAAACTATCGCAAATTCAAAATCTTTTTCTATTGCTGGAGGAGGAGATACACTATCTGTAATCGATATGTTTAACATAGAAAAAAAAATTTCATACATTTCTACTGGAGGAGGTGCTTTTCTAAAATTTATAGAAGGAAAAAAACTACCTGTCATTGAAATACTAAAAAAAAAATCTTATAAAAAACATAAGAAAACTGAATAA
- a CDS encoding YhgN family NAAT transporter has translation MKNMISTTILLVLIMDPLGNLPIFMSILKNFEPNRRKILLLREMIIAFLIMLMFLFSGEKILTILNLRTETVSISGGIILFLIAIKMIFPYEENTDNTSINFDEPFLVPLAVPLVAGPSLLATLILLSHQYPFQLFYLTISLFIAWFVTLLILLSSSFFLHLFGKKGVDALERLMGLILIMLSTQMFLEGIHNWFKS, from the coding sequence ATGAAAAATATGATCTCTACTACCATATTACTAGTACTAATTATGGATCCGTTGGGAAATTTACCAATTTTTATGTCAATTTTAAAAAATTTCGAACCAAATAGAAGAAAAATTTTATTATTAAGAGAAATGATAATTGCTTTTCTTATTATGTTAATGTTTCTGTTTTCTGGAGAAAAAATACTAACTATACTAAATTTAAGAACAGAAACAGTATCCATATCAGGTGGAATAATTTTATTTTTAATAGCGATTAAAATGATTTTTCCATATGAAGAAAATACTGATAATACATCGATTAACTTTGATGAACCATTCTTAGTACCATTAGCAGTTCCCTTGGTTGCTGGACCCTCACTATTGGCTACTCTTATCTTATTATCTCATCAGTATCCATTTCAATTATTTTATTTAACAATTTCTCTTTTCATAGCTTGGTTTGTTACATTATTAATACTACTTTCTTCTAGTTTTTTTTTACATTTATTTGGAAAAAAAGGAGTTGATGCATTAGAAAGACTAATGGGTTTAATTTTAATTATGTTATCAACTCAAATGTTTTTAGAAGGAATACACAATTGGTTTAAAAGTTAA
- the leuS gene encoding leucine--tRNA ligase, with protein MNFIKESYKPKKIEKFVQNYWKKNNIFKTTEDKNKKKFYCLVMLPYPSGKLHMGHVRNYTIGDVIARYQRMLGKNVLHPMGWDAFGLPAEIAAIENKIHPEEWTKKNIEYMKEQLTQLGYSYDWSREINTSKPEYYKWEQWLFTILYKKKLTYKKKSIVNWCPNDKTVLANEQVIDNKCWRCNTLVQKKKIYQWFLKITKYAEQLLNDLSLLKKWPKEVKKMQKNWIGKKEIIEISIPLLNKNKKIKVYTKRLDTIMGATYIAVSKNHWIATKLKNENKKNVNFFLFLKKTKKKETNNVNIDNYGIKTEELAIHPFTKKKIPIWIVNFIKENKNKKINAFICTPAHNLKEWNFAIKNNIPIIQVIKNNKNKNNSIVLKKGELFNSKKFNGLSSEKSYEKIFQELIKKKIAKKKYIFKIKDWGVSRQRYWGTPIPMYTNKNGKILSVPEKYLPIILPKINNKNKENKKNIFFLEKNRKILIEGEKVKIEKDTFDTFIESSWYYARYTSPKFKKGIFDLQAAKYWLPIDQYIGGIEHATMHLIYLRFFHKLLRDIGLVNSDEPVKNLLCQGMVLSNSFYYKKKDGTIKWLPKELILVKKNKKEKTKNYFLNNGQKIINAGMTKMSKSKKNGIDPKTMIEKYGADTIRLFIMFSAPVEASLEWNESGVIGSYRFIKKLWKIVQKYKNNENNHINFTTKKIKNNDFQEEIKQKVNSTIKQVTNDIEKRKSFNTAISKIMKLVNELSKYNIENEKDKSTFYKILLSIIKMMYPFIPHVCFVLWKSLTGKYNIDYASWPKNNCLKTKKIINLKIIIVIQINSKIREKIKLKKNISEEEIINIAKKSKNIKKYLKEKKIKKIIYIKNKLLNFVI; from the coding sequence ATGAACTTTATAAAAGAATCTTATAAACCAAAAAAAATAGAAAAATTTGTTCAAAATTATTGGAAAAAAAATAATATTTTTAAAACTACTGAAGATAAAAACAAAAAAAAATTTTACTGTTTAGTAATGTTACCATATCCATCTGGAAAATTACATATGGGACATGTTAGAAATTACACAATAGGAGATGTTATTGCTAGATATCAACGAATGCTAGGAAAAAATGTGCTACACCCAATGGGTTGGGACGCATTTGGATTACCTGCAGAAATTGCTGCAATTGAAAATAAAATACATCCAGAAGAATGGACAAAAAAAAACATTGAATATATGAAAGAACAACTAACCCAATTGGGTTATAGCTATGATTGGTCTAGAGAAATAAATACTTCAAAACCAGAATATTATAAATGGGAACAATGGTTATTTACTATTTTATATAAAAAGAAACTAACATATAAAAAAAAATCAATTGTAAATTGGTGTCCAAACGACAAAACTGTATTAGCTAACGAACAAGTTATAGATAATAAATGTTGGAGATGCAATACTTTAGTTCAAAAAAAAAAAATTTATCAATGGTTTCTTAAAATTACAAAATATGCAGAACAATTGTTAAATGACTTATCGTTGTTAAAAAAATGGCCTAAAGAAGTAAAAAAAATGCAAAAAAATTGGATTGGAAAAAAAGAAATTATTGAAATTTCTATTCCTTTATTAAATAAAAATAAAAAAATTAAAGTTTATACAAAAAGATTAGATACTATTATGGGAGCTACTTATATAGCTGTTTCTAAAAATCATTGGATAGCAACAAAATTAAAAAATGAAAATAAAAAAAATGTAAATTTTTTTTTGTTTTTAAAAAAAACAAAAAAAAAAGAAACTAATAATGTTAATATTGATAACTATGGAATAAAAACAGAAGAATTAGCTATTCATCCATTTACAAAGAAAAAAATTCCAATATGGATTGTTAATTTTATAAAAGAAAATAAAAATAAAAAAATCAACGCCTTTATTTGTACACCAGCTCATAATTTAAAAGAATGGAATTTTGCAATAAAAAATAATATTCCAATTATTCAAGTAATAAAAAACAATAAAAATAAAAATAATTCTATTGTTTTAAAAAAAGGTGAATTATTTAATTCTAAAAAATTTAACGGTCTATCTTCAGAAAAAAGTTATGAAAAAATATTTCAAGAATTAATAAAAAAAAAAATAGCTAAAAAAAAATATATTTTTAAAATAAAAGATTGGGGGGTTTCAAGACAAAGATATTGGGGTACTCCTATACCTATGTATACAAATAAAAATGGTAAAATTCTTTCTGTACCCGAAAAATATTTACCTATTATACTGCCTAAAATAAATAATAAAAATAAAGAAAACAAAAAAAATATATTTTTTTTAGAAAAAAACAGAAAAATTTTAATTGAAGGAGAAAAAGTAAAAATAGAAAAAGATACTTTCGATACTTTTATAGAATCCTCTTGGTATTATGCTAGATATACTTCCCCAAAATTTAAAAAAGGTATATTTGATTTACAAGCAGCAAAATATTGGCTTCCAATAGATCAATATATTGGAGGAATTGAACATGCAACAATGCACTTAATTTATTTGAGATTCTTTCATAAATTATTAAGAGATATAGGATTAGTAAATTCTGATGAACCTGTGAAAAATTTACTATGTCAAGGAATGGTATTATCTAATTCCTTCTATTATAAAAAAAAAGATGGAACTATAAAATGGTTACCAAAAGAATTAATTTTAGTTAAAAAAAACAAAAAAGAAAAAACTAAAAATTATTTTCTTAATAATGGTCAAAAGATAATCAATGCTGGAATGACAAAAATGTCAAAATCAAAAAAAAATGGAATTGACCCAAAAACTATGATAGAAAAATACGGAGCTGATACAATTAGATTATTTATTATGTTTTCCGCTCCAGTAGAAGCTTCTCTAGAATGGAATGAATCTGGTGTAATAGGTTCATACCGATTTATAAAAAAATTATGGAAAATTGTTCAAAAATACAAAAATAATGAAAATAATCATATTAATTTCACTACTAAAAAGATAAAAAATAATGATTTTCAAGAAGAAATAAAACAAAAGGTAAATTCAACCATAAAACAAGTTACTAACGATATCGAAAAAAGAAAATCATTTAATACAGCTATTTCTAAAATAATGAAATTAGTCAATGAATTATCCAAATATAATATAGAAAACGAAAAAGATAAATCTACGTTTTACAAAATATTATTATCAATAATTAAGATGATGTATCCTTTTATTCCACACGTTTGTTTTGTATTATGGAAATCGTTAACAGGAAAATATAATATTGACTATGCTTCATGGCCAAAAAATAACTGCCTAAAAACAAAAAAAATAATTAATTTAAAAATAATAATAGTAATACAAATAAATAGTAAAATAAGAGAAAAGATTAAATTAAAAAAAAATATTTCTGAAGAAGAAATAATAAATATAGCAAAAAAATCTAAAAATATAAAAAAATACTTAAAAGAAAAAAAAATTAAAAAAATTATTTATATAAAAAATAAACTTTTAAATTTTGTAATTTAA
- the ybeY gene encoding rRNA maturation RNase YbeY yields MKNLNLNLQIVCMNRNSIPKRKDFILWLKTIYKEKKFIEITIRIVDKPEIHNLNYLYRKKNKPTNILSFSYFNKNKKNKSCFLGDLIACTEIIEEEAKIQKKSINSHWAHIIIHGGLHLLGFNHLKYNERKKMENLETKCLLSLGFEKPYNINQ; encoded by the coding sequence ATGAAAAATTTAAATTTAAATCTTCAAATAGTATGTATGAACAGAAATTCTATACCAAAAAGAAAAGATTTTATCTTATGGTTAAAAACTATCTATAAAGAAAAAAAATTTATAGAAATTACAATTAGAATTGTCGATAAACCTGAAATACATAATCTAAATTATTTATATAGAAAAAAAAATAAACCAACCAATATTTTATCTTTTTCTTATTTTAATAAAAATAAAAAAAATAAATCTTGTTTCTTAGGAGACTTAATTGCATGTACAGAAATAATTGAAGAAGAAGCAAAAATACAAAAAAAATCAATTAATTCACATTGGGCTCATATTATAATACATGGAGGTTTGCATTTACTAGGATTTAACCATCTTAAATACAACGAGAGAAAAAAAATGGAAAATTTAGAAACCAAATGTCTACTATCTTTAGGTTTTGAAAAACCATATAATATCAATCAATAA
- the thyA gene encoding thymidylate synthase, whose translation MKKYLKLLKKIINTGKKKSDRTGIGVLSIFGHHIRINLNKGFPLITTKKCHLPSIIHELLWFLKGDTNIKYLNENNISIWNEWADKKGNLGPIYGEQWRKWKTYNGKSIDQLQLILKEIINSPNSRRMLVSSWNTAEIPLMSIPPCHVLFQLNVTNKKLSCQIYQRSCDIFLGFPFNIASYALLTHMIAQQCKLKVGDLLWTGGDIHLYKNHLKSALIQLERTPKKLPNLIIKDPCPKSLFKYTSKHFKFENYNPYPHIPAEVAI comes from the coding sequence ATGAAAAAATATCTTAAATTACTAAAAAAAATTATAAATACTGGAAAAAAAAAATCAGATCGTACTGGAATTGGAGTGCTATCCATTTTTGGTCATCATATCCGAATTAATTTAAACAAAGGTTTTCCATTAATTACAACAAAAAAATGCCATTTACCTTCTATAATACATGAATTATTATGGTTTTTAAAAGGAGATACAAATATAAAATATCTAAACGAAAATAATATATCTATTTGGAACGAATGGGCTGATAAAAAAGGAAACTTAGGGCCTATTTATGGTGAACAATGGAGAAAATGGAAAACCTATAATGGAAAATCAATCGATCAATTACAATTAATTTTAAAAGAAATAATAAATTCACCTAATTCTAGAAGAATGTTAGTTTCTAGTTGGAATACTGCAGAAATTCCATTAATGTCTATTCCACCCTGTCATGTTTTATTTCAATTAAACGTTACAAATAAAAAATTAAGTTGCCAAATATATCAGAGATCTTGTGACATTTTTTTAGGATTCCCCTTCAATATAGCAAGTTATGCATTACTTACCCATATGATAGCACAACAATGTAAATTAAAAGTAGGAGATCTTTTATGGACAGGTGGAGATATACATCTATATAAAAATCACTTAAAAAGCGCATTGATACAATTAGAAAGAACTCCAAAAAAATTACCAAATCTAATTATTAAAGACCCATGTCCAAAATCTTTATTTAAATACACATCTAAACATTTTAAATTTGAAAACTACAATCCTTATCCTCATATACCAGCTGAAGTTGCAATATAA
- the lgt gene encoding prolipoprotein diacylglyceryl transferase gives MKHYLIKTPIINPIILSIGPVSIYWYGTIYLISLTFALWYVKKNLKNKKIKLKKIEIEDLIFYCFLFMIIGGRIGYIIFYDTQTTMEKIFSIPKIWNGGMSFHGGLLGIILGIKYFCIKKKKEFFEISDFIIPIIPFGLALGRIGNFINGELYGRVNTKILVSFLFPKARPFDFEIAKKKPELLIIFNKFNNLPRHASQIYEFLFEGIFLFIIFYKLKEKKLKKGLLTSFFLIFYGVIRFILEFFREPDFQIGFIFNNFTMGQILSIPMFFLGIYLITNLKIKK, from the coding sequence ATGAAACACTATTTAATAAAAACTCCAATAATTAATCCAATAATACTATCTATAGGACCAGTATCAATATACTGGTATGGAACTATTTATTTAATTAGTCTAACATTTGCATTATGGTATGTAAAAAAAAATTTAAAAAATAAAAAAATAAAATTAAAAAAAATAGAAATAGAAGATTTAATATTTTATTGTTTTTTATTCATGATTATTGGAGGAAGAATCGGATATATAATTTTTTATGATACTCAAACAACTATGGAAAAAATTTTTTCTATTCCAAAAATTTGGAATGGAGGAATGTCTTTTCATGGAGGATTACTAGGAATAATTTTAGGAATAAAATATTTCTGTATAAAAAAAAAAAAAGAATTCTTTGAAATATCTGACTTTATTATACCTATAATACCATTTGGATTAGCTCTCGGTAGAATTGGAAACTTTATAAATGGAGAATTATATGGAAGAGTAAATACAAAAATTCTAGTATCTTTTCTATTTCCTAAAGCTAGACCATTCGATTTCGAAATAGCAAAAAAAAAACCAGAACTATTAATAATATTTAATAAATTTAACAATTTACCAAGACATGCATCTCAAATTTATGAATTTTTATTTGAAGGAATATTTTTATTTATCATATTTTACAAACTCAAAGAAAAAAAACTTAAAAAAGGTTTATTAACCAGTTTTTTTCTTATTTTTTATGGAGTTATTAGATTTATTCTGGAATTTTTCAGAGAACCAGATTTTCAAATAGGATTTATATTTAACAATTTTACTATGGGACAAATTTTATCAATACCAATGTTTTTTTTGGGAATATACCTAATAACTAATTTAAAAATAAAAAAATGA
- the asd gene encoding aspartate-semialdehyde dehydrogenase: protein MKKKIVGIVGWRGMVGSVLISRMIQENDFNYFKSIFFSTSQFGTDAPLVKNLYLNKLQNAYDIDSLMDLDIIITCQGSNYTNFIYPQLIKKKWNGYWIDAASLLRTNEDSVIVLDPVNKNVIDMSLEKGLKTFIGGNCTVSLMLMALGGLFKEKLIEWISVSTYQAASGAGSKHMLELLSQMGYLYDSVRNKLKNKNCSILDIERLIANSSNEENFPKNNFKVPLASNLIPWIDIELRKKGQSKEEWKGQFETNKILGINKNRIIKIDGICVRIGSFRCHSQFFTIKLNKNIFLSDIENILSNHNSWVKIISNNRDETIKKLTPCSVTGSLDIPIGRIRKMNIGSKYLSAFSVGDQLLWGAAEPLRRILRIILLS from the coding sequence ATGAAAAAAAAAATAGTAGGAATAGTGGGTTGGAGAGGAATGGTTGGGTCTGTATTAATATCAAGAATGATTCAAGAAAATGATTTTAATTATTTTAAATCAATTTTTTTTTCAACTTCTCAATTTGGGACAGATGCTCCTTTAGTTAAAAATTTATATTTAAACAAGTTACAAAATGCTTATGATATTGATTCGTTAATGGATTTAGATATTATTATTACTTGTCAGGGGTCAAATTATACTAATTTTATTTATCCTCAACTTATTAAAAAAAAATGGAATGGATATTGGATTGATGCAGCATCTTTATTAAGAACAAATGAAGATTCAGTTATTGTTTTAGACCCAGTTAATAAAAATGTAATTGATATGTCTTTAGAAAAAGGACTTAAAACTTTTATTGGAGGAAATTGTACTGTTAGTTTGATGCTAATGGCTTTAGGAGGGTTATTTAAAGAAAAATTAATTGAATGGATTTCAGTTTCTACCTATCAAGCAGCATCAGGAGCTGGATCTAAACATATGTTAGAGTTGTTGTCTCAAATGGGTTATTTATACGATTCCGTAAGGAATAAATTAAAAAATAAAAATTGTTCTATTTTAGACATAGAACGTTTAATTGCTAATTCTAGTAATGAAGAAAATTTTCCTAAAAATAATTTCAAAGTTCCACTAGCTTCTAATTTAATACCCTGGATAGATATAGAATTAAGAAAAAAAGGTCAAAGTAAAGAAGAATGGAAGGGTCAATTTGAAACTAATAAAATTTTAGGAATAAATAAAAATAGAATTATTAAAATTGATGGGATTTGTGTTCGTATTGGTTCGTTTCGTTGTCATAGTCAGTTTTTTACAATTAAGTTAAATAAAAATATTTTTTTATCAGATATTGAAAATATTTTAAGTAATCATAATTCTTGGGTTAAAATTATTTCGAATAACCGGGATGAAACAATCAAAAAATTAACTCCTTGTTCAGTTACTGGAAGCTTAGATATTCCAATTGGAAGAATTAGGAAAATGAATATTGGTTCAAAATATTTATCTGCATTTAGTGTAGGAGATCAATTATTATGGGGGGCTGCTGAACCTTTAAGAAGAATTTTAAGAATAATACTTTTATCATAG
- the lysA gene encoding diaminopimelate decarboxylase, with protein sequence MKNNSKNLNKKYILQIIEKYQTPLWIYDSNIIKDRILQLKKFDSIRFAQKACSNIHILKFMKENNVKVDAVSEGEIERAIYAGYNPEKDIVFTSDLFESNKLIKKIVSLNITVNIGSINMLEQLGKLSLGHKIWLRINPKFGYGHNEKTNTGGENSKHGIWNIQKSLYYIKKYKFKLVGIHMHIGSGINFNNLKKVCKKMIETIFNFKQKIKFISTGGGLSIPYKLNEKKFNVDNFFNIWDKTRKKISQYIGNPIKLEIEPGRFLVAESGILVSKVRSIKKMGKKKYTLVNVGFNELIRPVLYSSYHHISIIKRNKEKSKKMEKTIIGGPLCESGDIFTQTKKKMISHRLLPKLDIGDYVIFHDTGAYGASMSSNYNSRPLIPEILIENKKFRIIRKRQTFKEMLMLEKI encoded by the coding sequence ATGAAAAATAATTCAAAAAATTTAAATAAAAAATATATATTACAAATAATTGAAAAATATCAAACTCCTTTATGGATATATGATAGTAATATTATAAAAGATAGAATCTTACAACTTAAAAAATTCGATTCGATTCGATTTGCTCAAAAAGCATGTTCTAATATACATATTTTAAAATTTATGAAAGAAAACAACGTTAAAGTTGATGCTGTTTCTGAAGGAGAAATAGAAAGAGCTATTTATGCAGGATATAACCCAGAAAAAGATATCGTTTTTACATCAGACTTATTTGAAAGTAATAAACTTATAAAAAAAATTGTTTCATTAAACATAACCGTAAATATTGGATCTATAAATATGTTAGAACAATTAGGAAAATTATCTCTAGGACATAAAATTTGGTTACGAATTAATCCAAAATTCGGATATGGACACAATGAAAAAACCAATACTGGAGGAGAAAACAGTAAACATGGAATATGGAACATTCAAAAAAGTTTATATTATATAAAAAAGTATAAATTTAAACTAGTTGGAATACATATGCACATCGGATCAGGAATAAATTTTAATAATTTAAAAAAAGTATGTAAAAAAATGATAGAAACAATTTTTAATTTTAAACAAAAAATAAAATTTATTTCTACTGGAGGAGGATTGTCAATTCCATATAAACTTAATGAAAAAAAATTTAATGTAGACAATTTTTTTAATATTTGGGACAAAACTAGAAAAAAAATTTCTCAATACATAGGTAATCCAATCAAACTAGAAATTGAACCAGGAAGATTTTTAGTCGCTGAATCAGGAATTTTAGTATCAAAAGTTAGATCAATTAAAAAAATGGGAAAAAAAAAATATACATTGGTTAATGTAGGTTTTAACGAATTAATACGTCCTGTATTATATAGTAGTTATCACCATATATCAATTATTAAAAGAAATAAAGAAAAATCTAAAAAAATGGAAAAAACTATTATTGGTGGTCCTTTATGTGAATCAGGAGATATATTTACACAAACTAAAAAAAAAATGATTTCACACAGATTATTACCAAAATTAGATATAGGAGATTATGTGATTTTTCATGATACTGGAGCTTATGGTGCATCTATGTCATCAAATTACAACAGTAGACCATTAATTCCTGAAATACTAATAGAAAATAAAAAATTCAGAATAATTCGAAAAAGACAAACATTCAAAGAAATGTTAATGTTAGAAAAAATCTAA
- the miaB gene encoding tRNA (N6-isopentenyl adenosine(37)-C2)-methylthiotransferase MiaB, whose protein sequence is MNKKFYIKTWGCQMNEYDSELIEKQLTTKKYKITKNPEKADILILNTCSIREKAQEKVFHQLGRWKKIKKKKPNTIIAVGGCVATQEGKKIYKRANYINIVFGTQTLHKLSKMIEMAHYSNNLIIDISFNTFKKFKIKKETKIIKKKISSFVSIMEGCNKYCSFCIVPFTRGKEISRPVNHILKEIKQLSENGVREINLLGQNVNSYLGIGRYNKMCKFSELLQMVAEINGIDRIRFTTSNPFQFTDDIINVYKTTKKIVNFLHLPIQSGSNRILKKMKRLHTIQEYKEIVNKLINIRKNIQISSDFIVGFPGETEQDFLETIKIIEEIKFDMSFSFIYSKRPGTPASKMKDLTSIQEKKERLYFLQKKINEQTLFWSKKMLNKKKTILVEKESENKIFNLKGKTENNRNVFFKGEKKLIGNFTKVKITSFSTHNLYGYTV, encoded by the coding sequence ATGAACAAAAAATTTTATATAAAAACTTGGGGTTGTCAAATGAATGAGTATGATTCTGAATTAATCGAAAAACAATTAACTACTAAAAAATATAAAATTACTAAAAATCCAGAAAAAGCTGATATTCTTATATTAAATACCTGTTCAATAAGAGAAAAAGCCCAAGAAAAAGTTTTTCATCAATTAGGACGATGGAAAAAAATAAAAAAAAAAAAACCAAATACAATAATTGCTGTAGGAGGATGTGTAGCTACTCAGGAAGGAAAAAAAATTTATAAAAGAGCAAATTATATCAATATAGTATTTGGGACACAAACTCTACATAAATTATCAAAAATGATTGAGATGGCTCATTATTCAAACAATTTAATTATAGATATTTCTTTTAATACATTTAAAAAATTTAAAATCAAAAAAGAAACAAAAATAATAAAAAAAAAAATAAGTTCATTTGTTTCTATAATGGAAGGTTGTAATAAATACTGTTCTTTTTGTATTGTTCCCTTTACTAGAGGTAAAGAAATTAGCCGACCCGTTAATCATATTTTAAAAGAAATAAAACAACTTTCAGAAAATGGAGTAAGAGAGATAAATTTGTTAGGACAAAACGTCAACTCTTATCTAGGAATTGGAAGATACAATAAAATGTGTAAATTTTCTGAATTATTACAAATGGTCGCAGAAATTAATGGAATCGACAGAATTCGATTTACAACTAGTAATCCATTTCAATTTACAGATGACATTATAAATGTATATAAAACAACAAAAAAAATTGTTAATTTTTTACATTTACCTATACAAAGTGGGTCAAATAGAATTTTAAAAAAAATGAAAAGATTACATACTATTCAAGAATATAAAGAAATAGTAAATAAATTAATAAATATAAGAAAAAATATTCAAATTAGTTCTGATTTTATAGTAGGTTTTCCAGGAGAAACTGAACAAGATTTTTTAGAAACAATTAAAATAATAGAAGAAATTAAATTCGATATGAGTTTTAGTTTTATATATTCTAAAAGACCAGGAACTCCAGCTTCTAAAATGAAAGACTTAACATCTATTCAAGAAAAAAAGGAAAGACTATATTTCTTACAAAAAAAAATAAATGAACAAACACTTTTCTGGAGTAAAAAAATGTTAAACAAAAAAAAAACAATTCTTGTAGAAAAAGAATCAGAAAATAAAATTTTTAATCTTAAAGGGAAAACAGAAAATAATAGAAATGTTTTCTTTAAAGGGGAAAAAAAATTAATTGGTAATTTTACTAAAGTAAAAATAACTAGTTTTAGCACTCATAATTTATATGGATATACTGTATAA